Proteins encoded within one genomic window of Drosophila willistoni isolate 14030-0811.24 chromosome XL unlocalized genomic scaffold, UCI_dwil_1.1 Seg141, whole genome shotgun sequence:
- the LOC6638092 gene encoding uncharacterized protein LOC6638092 isoform X2, which produces MNSDPDPCRPSVMAVALLLLALICCSGQQAAAQSNYVQHGDSGNYTTNGLPEEATLDGKVTKLDDISPLIFLNRTKAALNCAAGSMQVDLKFNDPFHGIIQADYDRSSACRVSGKGALSYRLELPLKGCGTIQNPTRVFTNNIIVRFHANLEMDGDEIITIVCRYPPPVPSLPPALPAPILNPIATGAILQPPLKGIQILMIICAIMFLTLLLLGLAVSYYCLRSQPIPVVRRLPMSMGSGSEITKLSGSSVGNISAFEGVKIPRAHAALQAVYSSSGSEGALIPSDYPSESHSEIEEIDTRSLPFSSAGSFENRAFVQETSSIYSEELPAANAVVTTAAITRHAIPIQEAAGSPKFDVQVRVKKSPPPVPSPVTSDTESVATVRPDRNNLSTIMEGYEDRESIMTMDSLPPQVETMQSQFTYIPELHAAPKPPPVLVAEPKFSVYTRTHHEVVDGRPETWSDYTDGPAPSEITDLSSEVPDSHAIDINRAVDTMHYYEDEYVPIEPMVVPKPPLVTSHTVDDVYLRTVTEKKTIEDIESHKRRVTEYKSKPKAKAPLPPPPPPPIDPKFDVKVRNYPSEREQLQWENFSDISSASGLTLTPKMERSELTLPPTEPPAQIHDNKLKLTSPELVGNMKPIEVPPQDMDVPNWDVLIRILEEPEMSEAGPPDDVSSVHNISYDDRAKWKEIITTQSSLRTMLTEAVVREDFERIRQDTRYERMFEPQTWDVIIRILAPPSDDETDVEMRGGNPKRGKKAQPQPWDTRSRRSSLPTLYEYDSDGGSSVRTIRNDPNLPIQMTPGQGPFGQQRSRRSSRTSYQTDHNDFRSMSEVTVDFGRPQPDHFDNASDASSYYRMQYYDDEDRRSFYRSLSHPSLARSASEFTEHWTAPDDIEISSPEATPRAHRARQPLAAPGQQLAMATAQSGERIVAQSQTQSQYVETHRSVYHAEKDLPMPPRKW; this is translated from the exons ATGAACTCGGATCCGGACCCTTGTCGGCCATCTGTAATGGCTGTCGCACTCCTGCTACTGGCGCTGATCTGCTGCAGTGGACAACAGGCCGCAGCCCAATCCAATTATGTGCAGCATGGCGATAGTGGAAACTATACGACTAACGGTCTACCCGAGGAAGCCACACTGGATGGCAAG GTAACCAAGCTGGATGACATTAGCCCATTAATCTTTTTAAATCGGACAAAGGCAGCGCTCAATTGTGCAGCTGGCTCCATGCAA GTTGATCTCAAATTCAATGACCCTTTCCATGGCATTATCCAAGCGGACTATGATCGCAGCAGTGCTTGTAGGGTTAGCGGCAAAGGCGCCCTTAGCTACCGCCTTGAATTGCCCCTCAAAGGCTGTGGCACCATTCAG AATCCCACACGCGTGTTCACCAACAACATTATTGTTCGCTTCCATGCCAATCTGGAAATGGATGGCGATGAGATCATCACAATTGTCTGCCGCTATCCACCGCCTGTGCCTTCACTGCCTCCGGCTCTCCCAGCTCCTAT CCTGAATCCAATTGCCACCGGGGCAATTTTGCAACCGCCATTGAAAGGCATCCAGATACTTATGATCATCTGTGCCATCATGTTCCTTACATTGCTGTTACTGGGACTTGCCGTTTCGTACTACTGCCTGCGCAGTCAGCCCATTCCCGTAGTGCGACGACTGCCCATGAGCATGGGCAGCGGTTCCGAAATCACTAAACTGAGCGGCAGCAGTGTGGGCAACATAAGTGCCTTTGAGGGCGTCAAAATACCACGTGCCCATGCCGCACTCCAAGCGGTATACAGCTCCTCGGGCAGCGAGGGAGCTCTAATTCCATCCGACTATCCAAGTGAATCGCATTCTGAGATTGAGGAGATTGACACCAGATCATTGCCGTTCAGCTCCGCGGGTAGCTTCGAGAATCGGGCCTTCGTTCAGGAGACCTCAAGTATCTACAGCGAAGAGTTGCCAGCAGCTAATGCTGTAGTGACCACAGCGGCTATAACACGTCATGCCATACCGATTCAGGAAGCGGCCGGTTCGCCCAAGTTCGATGTGCAGGTGCGAGTTAAGAAATCACCTCCGCCAGTTCCCTCGCCTGTGACCTCTGACACGGAGAGCGTGGCAACAGTGCGTCCAGATCGTAACAATCTTTCGACCATTATGGAGGGCTACGAGGATCGCGAAAGCATTATGACTATGGACTCACTGCCACCCCAGGTGGAGACTATGCAATCGCAATTCACCTACATTCCGGAACTACATGCAGCACCCAAGCCACCGCCGGTGTTAGTGGCTGAGCCTAAGTTCTCTGTCTACACCCGCACGCATCATGAGGTTGTTGATGGCCGACCGGAGACTTGGTCTGACTACACCGACGGACCGGCTCCTAGCGAGATCACAGATCTGTCATCGGAAGTTCCCGATAGCCATGCGATCGACATTAATCGCGCAGTTGACACCATGCATTACTATGAGGACGAATATGTGCCCATAGAGCCAATGGTGGTGCCCAAGCCGCCGCTGGTCACCTCGCACACGGTTGATGATGTTTACCTACGCACGGTTACTGAGAAGAAGACCATCGAGGACATCGAAAGCCACAAGCGTCGTGTGACAGAGTACAAGAGCAAACCGAAGGCCAAGGCTCCGttgccgccaccaccaccaccgcctaTCGATCCCAAATTCGATGTGAAGGTTCGCAACTATCCCAGCGAACGGGAGCAACTGCAGTGGGAGAACTTCTCGGACATATCCAGTGCCTCCGGCTTGACTCTGACGCCTAAAATGGAGCGCAGTGAGCTGACCCTGCCACCTACTGAACCGCCGGCCCAGATACATGACAACAAGCTTAAACTGACAAGCCCCGAGTTAGTGGGCAACATGAAGCCCATTGAAGTGCCGCCACAAGACATGGATGTGCCCAATTGGGACGTCCTGATCCGCATCCTTGAGGAGCCTGAGATGTCTGAGGCCGGACCACCAGATGATGTCAGTTCAGTGCACAATATCAGCTACGACGACAGGGCCAAGTGGAAGGAGATTATCACCACACAGTCCTCGTTGCGCACCATGCTGACCGAAGCGGTGGTGCGTGAAGACTTTGAGCGCATTCGTCAGGATACTCGCTACGAGCGTATGTTTGAGCCACAAACCTGGGATGTCATCATCCGCATCTTAGCACCACCCAGCGATGACGAGACCGATGTGGAAATGCGCGGCGGCAATCCTAAGCGGGGCAAGAAGGCACAGCCCCAGCCGTGGGACACACGTTCACGTCGCAGCTCCCTGCCAACTCTCTACGAATACGACAGTGATGGTGGCTCTAGTGTGCGCACGATACGTAACGATCCCAATTTGCCAATACAGATGACACCTGGCCAGGGACCCTTTGGCCAACAGCGTTCGCGTCGCAGTTCGCGCACCTCATACCAGACCGATCACAATGACTTCCGTTCCATGTCCGAAGTGACTGTTGACTTTGGAAGGCCTCAGCCGGATCATTTCGATAATGCAAGCGATGCCAGCAGCTATTATCGCATGCAGTACTACGACGATGAGGATAGGCGCTCCTTCTATCGCTCGCTCAGTCACCCATCGCTGGCCCGTTCGGCTAGTGAGTTCACCGAACACTGGACTGCTCCAGATGACATTGAGATCTCCTCGCCAGAGGCCACTCCTCGTGCACATCGTGCCCGTCAG CCGCTAGCAGCACCTGGCCAGCAATTGGCCATGGCCACAGCGCAATCGGGAGAACGAATTGTGGCACAAAGCCAAACACAAAGTCAATATGTGGAGACCCATCGAAGTGTCTACCATGCCGAAAAGGATTTACCAATGCCCCCACGAAAATGGTAG
- the LOC6638093 gene encoding leucine-rich repeat-containing protein 20 isoform X1, which yields MRPFGNDITNIPNNNGGGGNGNGGGGDDHTNTNTTNGNDNATTNTDANGNQDNVGDNANHIDNSDIPVAMTDDPRIPPHIARIGGVAAFSPIAGKGVIRVVRRCEDAKENNKLDLSQCELMQIPDAVYHLMRNTELQTCNLSGNVLKKVSPKFALKFSAITDLNLSHNQLTRLPDEFAILTELARLNISNNSFIVLPQVVFKLPNLTTLDAQNNAILEIDTEEAITSNQLALVDLRNNPLSRNCRRKLQDFQTSFRLEISNDVEDDW from the exons ATGCGACCCTTCGGCAACGATATCACAAATATTCCCAATAATAATGGTGGTGGCGGGAACGGTAACGGGGGTGGTGGAGATGATcatacaaatacaaacacaaCTAACGGCAATGACAATGCGACTACCAATACAGATGCCAATGGAAATCAAGATAATGTTGGCGATAATGCAAATCATATTGATAATAGCGATATCCCCGTAGCAATGACAGATGATCCACGTATTCCACCGCATATAGCCAGAATCGGCGGTGTTGCGGCATTTTCACCCATCGCTGGAAAGGGTGTTATACGCGTAGTGCGTCGCTGCGAAGACGCCAAAGAGAACAACAAACTGG aTCTATCACAATGTGAACTCATGCAAATACCAGATGCTGTATATCATCTGATGCGAAACACAGAACTCCAGACATGTAATCTAAGTGGCAATGTCCTTAAGAAAGTGTCGCCAAAATTTGCCCTCAAGTTCAGTGCCATTACAG ATCTCAATCTATCACACAATCAACTGACGAGACTGCCCGATGAATTTGCCATACTTACTGAATTGGCCAGactaaatatttcaaataactCGTTCATTGTATTACCTCAGGTTGTCTTCAAATTACCAAATCTTACCACTTTGGATGCCCAAAACAATGCCATATTGG AGATTGACACTGAAGAGGCTATTACCAGCAACCAATTGGCTTTGGTGGATCTACGTAACAATCCATTGAGCAGAAATTGCCGTCGCAAATTGCAAGATTTTCAGACTTCGTTCCGCCTTGAGATCTCCAATGATGTAGAAGACGATTGGTAG
- the LOC6638093 gene encoding leucine-rich repeat-containing protein 20 isoform X2, with protein MAHSVVKVIERCENATEDCNLDLSQCELMQIPDAVYHLMRNTELQTCNLSGNVLKKVSPKFALKFSAITDLNLSHNQLTRLPDEFAILTELARLNISNNSFIVLPQVVFKLPNLTTLDAQNNAILEIDTEEAITSNQLALVDLRNNPLSRNCRRKLQDFQTSFRLEISNDVEDDW; from the exons ATGGCTCATAGTGTGGTGAAAGTGATTGAACGGTGTGAAAATGCAACAGAAGACTGCAATTTGG aTCTATCACAATGTGAACTCATGCAAATACCAGATGCTGTATATCATCTGATGCGAAACACAGAACTCCAGACATGTAATCTAAGTGGCAATGTCCTTAAGAAAGTGTCGCCAAAATTTGCCCTCAAGTTCAGTGCCATTACAG ATCTCAATCTATCACACAATCAACTGACGAGACTGCCCGATGAATTTGCCATACTTACTGAATTGGCCAGactaaatatttcaaataactCGTTCATTGTATTACCTCAGGTTGTCTTCAAATTACCAAATCTTACCACTTTGGATGCCCAAAACAATGCCATATTGG AGATTGACACTGAAGAGGCTATTACCAGCAACCAATTGGCTTTGGTGGATCTACGTAACAATCCATTGAGCAGAAATTGCCGTCGCAAATTGCAAGATTTTCAGACTTCGTTCCGCCTTGAGATCTCCAATGATGTAGAAGACGATTGGTAG
- the LOC6638092 gene encoding uncharacterized protein LOC6638092 isoform X1, translated as MELINICTDSQTWPKSVVTNGAEQKQAKPNQATVASSGFCFKFFIWTRNWSRNMNSDPDPCRPSVMAVALLLLALICCSGQQAAAQSNYVQHGDSGNYTTNGLPEEATLDGKVTKLDDISPLIFLNRTKAALNCAAGSMQVDLKFNDPFHGIIQADYDRSSACRVSGKGALSYRLELPLKGCGTIQNPTRVFTNNIIVRFHANLEMDGDEIITIVCRYPPPVPSLPPALPAPILNPIATGAILQPPLKGIQILMIICAIMFLTLLLLGLAVSYYCLRSQPIPVVRRLPMSMGSGSEITKLSGSSVGNISAFEGVKIPRAHAALQAVYSSSGSEGALIPSDYPSESHSEIEEIDTRSLPFSSAGSFENRAFVQETSSIYSEELPAANAVVTTAAITRHAIPIQEAAGSPKFDVQVRVKKSPPPVPSPVTSDTESVATVRPDRNNLSTIMEGYEDRESIMTMDSLPPQVETMQSQFTYIPELHAAPKPPPVLVAEPKFSVYTRTHHEVVDGRPETWSDYTDGPAPSEITDLSSEVPDSHAIDINRAVDTMHYYEDEYVPIEPMVVPKPPLVTSHTVDDVYLRTVTEKKTIEDIESHKRRVTEYKSKPKAKAPLPPPPPPPIDPKFDVKVRNYPSEREQLQWENFSDISSASGLTLTPKMERSELTLPPTEPPAQIHDNKLKLTSPELVGNMKPIEVPPQDMDVPNWDVLIRILEEPEMSEAGPPDDVSSVHNISYDDRAKWKEIITTQSSLRTMLTEAVVREDFERIRQDTRYERMFEPQTWDVIIRILAPPSDDETDVEMRGGNPKRGKKAQPQPWDTRSRRSSLPTLYEYDSDGGSSVRTIRNDPNLPIQMTPGQGPFGQQRSRRSSRTSYQTDHNDFRSMSEVTVDFGRPQPDHFDNASDASSYYRMQYYDDEDRRSFYRSLSHPSLARSASEFTEHWTAPDDIEISSPEATPRAHRARQPLAAPGQQLAMATAQSGERIVAQSQTQSQYVETHRSVYHAEKDLPMPPRKW; from the exons ATGGAATTGATAAATATATGCACAGACTCACAGACTTGGCCCAAAAGCGTTGTGACGAACGGAGCGGAGCAGAAACAAGCCAAGCCAAACCAGGCAACAGTCGCTAGCAG tgGTTTTTGTTTCAAGTTTTTTATTTGGACTCGCAATTGGTCGCGTAATATGAACTCGGATCCGGACCCTTGTCGGCCATCTGTAATGGCTGTCGCACTCCTGCTACTGGCGCTGATCTGCTGCAGTGGACAACAGGCCGCAGCCCAATCCAATTATGTGCAGCATGGCGATAGTGGAAACTATACGACTAACGGTCTACCCGAGGAAGCCACACTGGATGGCAAG GTAACCAAGCTGGATGACATTAGCCCATTAATCTTTTTAAATCGGACAAAGGCAGCGCTCAATTGTGCAGCTGGCTCCATGCAA GTTGATCTCAAATTCAATGACCCTTTCCATGGCATTATCCAAGCGGACTATGATCGCAGCAGTGCTTGTAGGGTTAGCGGCAAAGGCGCCCTTAGCTACCGCCTTGAATTGCCCCTCAAAGGCTGTGGCACCATTCAG AATCCCACACGCGTGTTCACCAACAACATTATTGTTCGCTTCCATGCCAATCTGGAAATGGATGGCGATGAGATCATCACAATTGTCTGCCGCTATCCACCGCCTGTGCCTTCACTGCCTCCGGCTCTCCCAGCTCCTAT CCTGAATCCAATTGCCACCGGGGCAATTTTGCAACCGCCATTGAAAGGCATCCAGATACTTATGATCATCTGTGCCATCATGTTCCTTACATTGCTGTTACTGGGACTTGCCGTTTCGTACTACTGCCTGCGCAGTCAGCCCATTCCCGTAGTGCGACGACTGCCCATGAGCATGGGCAGCGGTTCCGAAATCACTAAACTGAGCGGCAGCAGTGTGGGCAACATAAGTGCCTTTGAGGGCGTCAAAATACCACGTGCCCATGCCGCACTCCAAGCGGTATACAGCTCCTCGGGCAGCGAGGGAGCTCTAATTCCATCCGACTATCCAAGTGAATCGCATTCTGAGATTGAGGAGATTGACACCAGATCATTGCCGTTCAGCTCCGCGGGTAGCTTCGAGAATCGGGCCTTCGTTCAGGAGACCTCAAGTATCTACAGCGAAGAGTTGCCAGCAGCTAATGCTGTAGTGACCACAGCGGCTATAACACGTCATGCCATACCGATTCAGGAAGCGGCCGGTTCGCCCAAGTTCGATGTGCAGGTGCGAGTTAAGAAATCACCTCCGCCAGTTCCCTCGCCTGTGACCTCTGACACGGAGAGCGTGGCAACAGTGCGTCCAGATCGTAACAATCTTTCGACCATTATGGAGGGCTACGAGGATCGCGAAAGCATTATGACTATGGACTCACTGCCACCCCAGGTGGAGACTATGCAATCGCAATTCACCTACATTCCGGAACTACATGCAGCACCCAAGCCACCGCCGGTGTTAGTGGCTGAGCCTAAGTTCTCTGTCTACACCCGCACGCATCATGAGGTTGTTGATGGCCGACCGGAGACTTGGTCTGACTACACCGACGGACCGGCTCCTAGCGAGATCACAGATCTGTCATCGGAAGTTCCCGATAGCCATGCGATCGACATTAATCGCGCAGTTGACACCATGCATTACTATGAGGACGAATATGTGCCCATAGAGCCAATGGTGGTGCCCAAGCCGCCGCTGGTCACCTCGCACACGGTTGATGATGTTTACCTACGCACGGTTACTGAGAAGAAGACCATCGAGGACATCGAAAGCCACAAGCGTCGTGTGACAGAGTACAAGAGCAAACCGAAGGCCAAGGCTCCGttgccgccaccaccaccaccgcctaTCGATCCCAAATTCGATGTGAAGGTTCGCAACTATCCCAGCGAACGGGAGCAACTGCAGTGGGAGAACTTCTCGGACATATCCAGTGCCTCCGGCTTGACTCTGACGCCTAAAATGGAGCGCAGTGAGCTGACCCTGCCACCTACTGAACCGCCGGCCCAGATACATGACAACAAGCTTAAACTGACAAGCCCCGAGTTAGTGGGCAACATGAAGCCCATTGAAGTGCCGCCACAAGACATGGATGTGCCCAATTGGGACGTCCTGATCCGCATCCTTGAGGAGCCTGAGATGTCTGAGGCCGGACCACCAGATGATGTCAGTTCAGTGCACAATATCAGCTACGACGACAGGGCCAAGTGGAAGGAGATTATCACCACACAGTCCTCGTTGCGCACCATGCTGACCGAAGCGGTGGTGCGTGAAGACTTTGAGCGCATTCGTCAGGATACTCGCTACGAGCGTATGTTTGAGCCACAAACCTGGGATGTCATCATCCGCATCTTAGCACCACCCAGCGATGACGAGACCGATGTGGAAATGCGCGGCGGCAATCCTAAGCGGGGCAAGAAGGCACAGCCCCAGCCGTGGGACACACGTTCACGTCGCAGCTCCCTGCCAACTCTCTACGAATACGACAGTGATGGTGGCTCTAGTGTGCGCACGATACGTAACGATCCCAATTTGCCAATACAGATGACACCTGGCCAGGGACCCTTTGGCCAACAGCGTTCGCGTCGCAGTTCGCGCACCTCATACCAGACCGATCACAATGACTTCCGTTCCATGTCCGAAGTGACTGTTGACTTTGGAAGGCCTCAGCCGGATCATTTCGATAATGCAAGCGATGCCAGCAGCTATTATCGCATGCAGTACTACGACGATGAGGATAGGCGCTCCTTCTATCGCTCGCTCAGTCACCCATCGCTGGCCCGTTCGGCTAGTGAGTTCACCGAACACTGGACTGCTCCAGATGACATTGAGATCTCCTCGCCAGAGGCCACTCCTCGTGCACATCGTGCCCGTCAG CCGCTAGCAGCACCTGGCCAGCAATTGGCCATGGCCACAGCGCAATCGGGAGAACGAATTGTGGCACAAAGCCAAACACAAAGTCAATATGTGGAGACCCATCGAAGTGTCTACCATGCCGAAAAGGATTTACCAATGCCCCCACGAAAATGGTAG
- the LOC6638094 gene encoding PDZ domain-containing protein 8 — MEIPISNLILLCLIFLLIGGVVIILLQYLIFIKFSNLPDESEEQKQINAKYTLPLNIKQTARNINAPSMGNSCNESQDQSQSNLSNVDANLQGASALVSLNFVMQFLFHEFKNSNRVRKWFYRKLSIELDELVTKTTTGKLLDKLTIKELELGDQFPDIRSLSVHNVELDEGEQRIENLDLLLDINYVGNFSTSIDADMVLGKKGSIMLKVKQLSGMARLQFTRKPYTHWSLSFLGDPELILDIESKYQGRQMQSNITNLISNQIRKAVRRKHTLPNYKLRYKPFFHWTAEEELSDCDIQPNGLLTVKVSELSRLMPWANNGESVESDVYCTITLAPVPFIEAHQKDSRNVLISLDVYIHKAKNQQIGIVFKQSSTQVVMIESVLPNTPACKSQLLAGDALVAIEGKQVTTIQQIAKVVKNLQATVFCLRIERSIPGIIRNDAILEDLDKYDDLCPIHATTTAAAKLEQTQSPEELPIEVTNSGASGGSGAIVKHLVVKPTHSRHSTESSLNSTPTNSPSPKKSNIIAKAIKKTMSRESGDKDKERDKDKDKERDKDRDRDKEKDLQPAIGFCSSERSSEDVNYFYQHSTIDCAFSPLVHMNDMCSFNLDANSRFLNVCVFGKSAGERILLGYNNIQISQILVECSETSLHQCFKQIALNPASLQAVKMHHLSNQSGFNPSLCFGDILLAFSWLGNPNVTLNEMATKNTTKQSSPSRNYTTSSDKAGEDNLSDGISLRSTGTPADSGISSVSSTAAPRAHNFVRTHFNRATQCDFCGKKIWLKDAMQCQECSMSCHKKCIAKCQNATVCGPVDCSTSLPPPAASMVNKPEFTITEAENLGLLESKAMGSGALDESAATLSGASGGDQAQQHSGLDVHRPSLTGMLAQGIKRQASNLDIPGIVSSLTGSSQSGPVNSKSLPPSPQHTPSRKSSIAEETQQNPFDRVTQHLEALPVDCTVLSYDQVIIITEPIIRHSRNEDLMNLAKSSSKHLYASQPPDERVSKINELLSKLKIALDAETEGYTMMNDVEKATESSLWKPTTISIENKSDERVQALSIIMLYLCTGLQHAQGVVLQ, encoded by the exons ATGGAGATTCCCATTTCGAATTTAATTCTattatgtttaatttttctGCTAATTGGCGGAGTGGTTATCATACTATTgcaatatttgatttttatcaaattctcCAATCTACCAGACGAAAGTGAAGAGCAGAAACAGATAAATGCCAAGTATACTCTGCCTTTG AACATTAAGCAAACGGCACGCAACATCAATGCTCCGTCAATGGGCAACAGTTGTAACGAGAGTCAGGACCAAAGCCAGAGCAACTTAAGCAATGTGGATGCGAACCTTCAAGGGGCATCGGCTTTGGTTTCCCTCAATTTTGTTATGCAGTTTCTTTTCCATGAATTTAAGAACTCCAATCGTGTACGAAAATGGTTTTATCGCAAGTTATCTATTGAGCTAGATGAGCTAGTCACTAAAACTACAACAGGCAAATTGTTGGACAAATTAACG ATTAAAGAACTCGAATTGGGTGATCAGTTTCCCGACATTAGGTCGCTGTCGGTACACAATGTTGAATTGGACGAAGGAGAGCAACGCATAGAGAATTTAGATCTGCTTCTGGACATTAACTATGTTGGCAACTTCTCCACGTCAATCGATGCGGATATGGTGCTGGGCAAGAAGGGTTCTATTATGCTTAAAG TAAAACAACTTTCGGGAATGGCGCGATTGCAATTCACACGAAAACCATATACCCACTGGTCGCTTAGCTTCTTGGGAGATCCTGAACTGATTTTAGACATTGAGTCCAAATACCAGGGACGTCAAATGCAATCAAATATCACGAATCTTATATCAAATCAAATACGCAAGGCGGTGCGCCGCAAACACACCTTGCCCAACTATAAATTACGCTACAAGCCTTTCTTCCATTGGACAGCCGAGGAGGAGCTGAGCGATTGCGACATTCAACCTAATGGTCTGCTCACAGTCAAGGTGTCTGAGCTATCGAGACTGATGCCTTGGGCGAATAATGGCGAGAGTGTTGAGAGTGATGTCTACTGTACCATAACACTGGCTCCGGTGCCATTTATCGAGGCCCATCAGAAGGATAGCCGCAATGTGCTTATCTCTCTGGACGTTTATATACACAAAGCAAAGAATCAACAGATTGGCATTGTCTTTAAGCAGAGCAGCACCCAGGTGGTCATGATCGAGTCGGTGCTACCGAACACCCCTGCTTGCAAGTCACAACTCTTGGCCGGCGATGCTTTAGTTGCCATCGAAGGCAAACAGGTGACAACCATTCAGCAAATAGCCAAAGTGGTCAAGAACCTGCAGGCCACCGTATTCTGTTTGCGGATTGAGCGCTCTATTCCCGGTATCATACGCAATGATGCCATATTGGAGGATCTGGATAAATACGATGATCTCTGCCCTATTCACGCGACgacgacagcagcagcaaaactcGAGCAAACGCAATCCCCAGAGGAATTACCCATTGAGGTTACAAACTCAGGGGCCAGTGGCGGAAGTGGTGCAATTGTGAAGCATTTAGTGGTCAAGCCTACTCACAGTCGACACTCCACCGAGTCGAGCCTTAATAGTACGCCAACAAATTCACCGTCACCCAAAAAATctaatattattgccaaggcaattaaaaaaacaatgagTAGAGAGAGCGGcgacaaggacaaggaaagAGATAAAGACAAAGACAAGGAGCGAGACAAGGATAGGGATAGGGATAAAGAAAAGGATTTACAGCCGGCAATTGGCTTCTGCTCAAGTGAGAGGTCTAGCGAGGATGTTAACTATTTCTATCAGCACTCGACCATTGATTGTGCTTTCAGCCCATTGGTACACATGAACGATATGTGCAGTTTTAATTTGGACGCCAATAGCCGCTTCCTCAACGTCTGCGTCTTTGGCAAAAGTGCCGGAGAGAGGATCCTCCTGGGCTATAACAACATACAAATCAGTCAGATTCTCGTCGAGTGCTCGGAGACCAGCCTGCATCAGTGTTTCAAACAGATAGCCCTTAATCCAGCCAGTCTGCAGGCAGT TAAGATGCACCACCTCTCGAATCAGTCAGGCTTCAATCCCAGTTTATGTTTCGGCGATATTCTTCTTGCCTTCTCCTGGTTGGGTAATCCAAATGTAACTCTCAACGAGATGGCAACCAAAAACACCACAAAGCAATCATCTCCATCCAG GAATTACACAACTTCTAGTGATAAAGCTGGTGAGGACAACCTATCGGATGGCATATCATTGAGATCCACAGGCACACCTGCAGATAGCGGCATTTCCAGTGTCTCATCGACAGCTGCGCCCCGAGCCCACAACTTTGTCCGCACTCACTTCAATAGGGCCACTCAATGTGATTTTTGTGGCAAGAAAATCTGGCTGAAGGATGCCATGCAGTGTCAGGAGTGTTCAATGTCGTGCCACAAGAAATGCATAGCCAAGTGCCAAAATGCAACCGTCTGTGGCCCCGTCGATTGCTCCACATCGTTGCCACCGCCTGCTGCCTCTATGGTAAATAAGCCAGAGTTTACCATAACCGAGGCGGAAAACTTGGGACTGCTTGAATCAAAGGCAATGGGCTCTGGTGCACTAGATGAGTCGGCGGCTACTTTGAGTGGTGCCTCTGGAGGGGACCAGGCGCAGCAGCATTCGGGCCTCGATGTGCATAGGCCGAGCCTTACTGGAATGCTGGCACAAGGTATCAAACGTCAGGCCAGTAACCTGGATATTCCAGGCATTGTGTCATCACTGACGGGTAGCAGTCAAAGCGGCCCAGTAAACTCAAAGAGCCTCCCTCCGAGCCCCCAACATACACCATCGCG GAAATCATCAATAGCCGAGGAGACACAACAGAATCCATTTGATCGTGTTACACAGCATTTGGAGGCATTACCTGTCGACTGTACAGTTCTTAGTTACGATCAGGTTATTATCATTACCGAGCCAATTATACGGCACTCCCGCAACGAAGACCTTATGAATCTGGCCAAGAGCTCCAGCAAGCATCTCTACGCCAGTCAGCCGCCCGATGAGCGAGTGTCCAAAATCAATGAACTG CTAAGTAAATTAAAAATCGCCTTAGATGCAGAAACCGAAGGTTACACAATGATGAACGATGTCGAAAAGGCCACCGAATCATCGCTTTGGAAGCCAACAACGATCAGCATCGAGAACAAGTCTGATGAACGTGTCCAAGCCCTTAGCATTATAATGCTGTACTTGTGCACAGGACTTCAGCATGCCCAGGGTGTGGTATTGCAGTAA